The Toxoplasma gondii ME49 chromosome XII, whole genome shotgun sequence genome includes a region encoding these proteins:
- a CDS encoding DHHC zinc finger domain-containing protein (encoded by transcript TGME49_278850~Predicted trans-membrane domain (TMHMM2.0):83-106:115-138:207-230:260-283) has protein sequence MYHGPSPMAPGLLYHQPEGYAPAPTGPPLPQYNAPRGSGSAPPQAGMTSHSALSPRGFPPSPTNRAPTRVPVSGAAGTSRRSGNGCFLFAVVLLLSFLYLGYVFILLAPLLWPIPSMLGSVLFVAFHCSFVLLLGAFLKAVCTDPGRVPANWGFYMGDENKRRRYCKVCNVWKPDRTHHCSACGRCVLNMDHHCPWINNCVGFYNRKYFIQLLIYAIACLFFIFIHGFYFIFVESIRSTQTHPTALEHSVLSYEPDASAVAVLKYVYVCLMLFFSMVLIFALIPFSRFHLNLVLKNSTTIENMDVANRDRNRYDLGVSRNIEQVFGSNPCCWFVPVQFAANRPVGDGVRWNMHYMVADEHV, from the exons ATGTATCACGGACCGTCGCCTATGGCGCCTGGCTTGCTGTACCACCAGCCAGAGGGGTATGCACCTGCGCCTACGGGTCCGCCTCTGCCGCAATACAACGCGCCTCGCGGTTCCGGCTCTGCTCCACCGCAGGCAGGTATGACTTCTCACAGtgcactgtctccgcggGGCTTTCCACCCTCGCCTACAAATCGTGCGCCCACGCGAGTCCCCGTCTCGGGGGCCGCGGGAACTTCGCGCAGATCAGGAAACGGCTGCTTCCTGTTCGCGGtggttctcctcctctccttcctgtaCCTCGGCTACGTCTTCATTCTCCTCGCGCCGCTTCTGTGGCCGATCCCCTCGATGCTCGGAagcgtcctcttcgtcgccttccactgctccttcgtccttctcctcggtGCCTTCCTGAAGGCCGTCTGCACCGACCCCGGACGCGTCCCTGCAAACTGGGGCTTCTACATGGGCGACGAAAACAAGCGCCGCCGATACTGCAAAGTCTGCAACGTTTGGAAGCCTGACCGAACGCACCACTGCTCCGCATGCGGCAGATG CGTGCTGAACATGGACCACCATTGCCCCTGGATCAACAACTGCGTCGGATTTTACAATCGAAAATACTTCATTCAGCTCCTGATTTACGCAAttgcgtgtctcttcttcatcttcatcCACGG ATTCTACTTCATTTTCGTGGAAAGCATTCGAAGCACTCAGACTCATCCTACAGCACTGGAACACTCGGTCCTCAGCTACGAGCCCGACGCGTCGGCCGTGGCTGTTCTGAAATACGTCTACGTCTGTCTcatgctctttttctccatggTGCTCATCTTTGCCCTCATCCCGTTTTCTAGATTCCACCTCAACCTCGTCCTCAAG AATTCAACGACCATCGAAAACATGGACGTCGCAAATCGCGACCGAAATCGCTATGACCTGGGCGTCAGCAGGAATATCGAGCAG gtgTTCGGTTCCAACCCGTGCTGTTGGTTTGTGCCGGTCCAATTCGCGGCGAATCGGCCTGTCGGGGACGGCGTCCGCTGGAACATGCACTACATGGTTGCTGACGAACAT GTGTAG